TTCTCTTGCCACAAATTCAAGTTCGTCTCTGCTACTTTTGTTTGTACTGTTAGTATCACTAGCATAATGCCTTTGAGTTGCACTTTGTGCTAACCGGATCAAACTATCTCTGATGCAGAGTCTTATTTTGATGTCCAACTGTAGAAAAAGTTTGCCTCGGCATTGTAGCCATGTCAAGATTAGTATACAAGGAAacaattcaatatattatttaatattagcTAGTATCAATTCAACCATACCTTTGATATAATATCCTGAAGCTGATAAAATATGGTGTCTTCAACAAAATCATTTCCAACGGCCACTGACATTGTATTAGAATCATCTTGTTCAATAGGTGGATCTGGAGCAGGAAGAATTCTTAGATCTTCATCAGTCCCGTCGTCACTGAGATGACTTGGGATTTTTGGAGGGCATTTCTGGGTGCTTGATTTGCTATTACTAGGGACTTGATGGCCCAATTGTTGCCGTTGTTTCTGAATAGCAATCATTGCCTGCATTTGCTGCCGCCTcctcaatttttcaattttctcctGAGGAGTCATGATTTGAGGTTTGACTGAGTCCACAGTATTTTTCACAGAATTCACTGTACCAGGAGACACTTTGTACCCAGAAAGCACAGGCTGCTGCCTAAGATCACCTGATGAAGTCTGTGACAGCATTGGCATAGCAGGATATGTACCAGTAAGGTTCTCATACACAGAAGAAGCCACATATGGATTTACAATATTCTGAAATAAGGTTTCAGCTCCTTGGATCTGCTTTTGTTGACCAAGAATTGGAGAGGGAGAAGATTGTATGACAGATGGTGATAATTCATTCTCAAATTGTCTTGCCGGTGCTGCTGAAGGAGACCAATTACCATAAAAATCTTGCAAGTTATTCTCCTCCTGTTTTACCTGTGATTTTTTCCGAGTTTTCAAAAGATTCTTTTGCCTAAAAACCTGCATATATATGAAATGAAAGAGATCAGGTACTTACTTGACCTTGAGAAGGAAACAGGTATAAATCTTCTGCTAGAGCTGTAACACATAATTATGCCAAGGAGATTCAGCCATGTATGATAGACATACACATCTAATCAGAATAAAAATACATCAAAGGACACAATATAAGCGCAATTCTAAGCACAAAAATGTTTAAACAAAAAAGATATCCATCAGAGAACCAATGCTTTCTAAAGAAGTTGCATATTTCAAATTTCCTCAACCTAGAAACCAAGACAAATATCCCCTACTATATAAACTCCTAAACAATGTAAGTTGTTTTTGGATATAACAAAACCATATATTGCCAAAATGGTTGGAGCTTAACTTTAAACTTTCAAAATGAGAAGGTATAGAAATCAAACAACCAAAGTAGTTCACAAGTGACAGGACTAGAGATATCAAACAAGGAATGTTGGTATGGTGCACTTAGGGatgaaatcaataatataaatgaacTATGCGTCATTTGCCCATGTATCATTCCTTTTCATTTACAACTAGCAGTTGTCCATTGCAACAACAACATGGTCACTATCACTATCCATTCCAACACCAACATGGTCACTATCACTACTCTAGTACCTCCGGTGGACATACcttattaacacaaattacACATGATTATCAACATTGCTgagcaaaaaacaaaacaagaacaaaatacatgattatcatttttttttgttagtgtAATTTGAGAATTGGTGTTGTATGAAAGCGAAACCCTTGGAGGAGTGTCTTATTTCTTGCTCTTTTCAAGctattcaataaattttctctttcttcaattGTTGGTTCCTAGCAATGTCTATGAGCTTATTTCAATATATAGGTTACTACAAGATCAATTTATTCCACTTGAAGCTCCTGTAAGTTCTACATTGATAGCAAATCAACTATCAGTCCTATTCAGTGTGATAGAATGAAGCATGAGAGGATTGACCTAAACTACATAAAGTCAAATTGAACTGGGAACTTTTTAGGTTTCTTGGTGACAAGAAACCTAAATTCTATctcaaaataaacaatcacaAACAGAGACAAGAAACCTCACTGTGAGGCAGCagtttattgaatgaaaaatacaGAAAACATTCAACAACATCCAAAGGAAAACATTCCCTTCTACATAGGACAATCCCTGttcagaaataaaatatttaacaaccACCAAAATACTCACCCACCCACTTAAAAGACAAACAAAACTAACTAACATAGGAAACTGTCAACAACCAAAGAAAAACTACCCCTAACTGCTATGAAACTCCTCCTATGAAACTCCTCCTAACTCCCCCAACCTACTTACTAACTGccctatttattttttctgacaTAAACCTTCCAAGACCTATAAGAACTTTCAACCAACACTATGTGCCAACCAAGTGACATGAAGCTAAGATGTTTACAAAGTCATTACTAAAGTTAGAATTTGATTCAAATATTTGCAGGCTGGGAATGATTGACGTCTATTCATCAGATTGAGGGGGACTGTTTGATTTGGTTTAATGCCAATAATAAAGGAGTGGTTAATTATTGATAGAGAATATTGCTTCCTTTTTATAAGATATAGTTTAGTTAATGTTCAGGgattcttttctgtttttaacTCCTACTCTTTAGCTTCACAACAACCCGTCTGTTGTATATGATGTACCTTGGTTTTATAGCAGAACGATGATCAGATTTACATAGTCTAACCATGAGTTGCCATAGGCAAACAAATGGAGAAACCTATTGATAAAGAAGCTTCCCCTTAGTTGCATATTCATTtgtgtaaaagaaaaacaagattgTCCGTTGCAAATGCATCCAACATAAAGGACTTGCTCCCTGCAAAGGTTTCCCTGTAAACTTAATCCAGCTACTATTTCTTTCATAAATTGTCCCAAGGGTCCaagtttttccattttcctcAAACACCAACATATATTACAATAAACAGCTATTGAACATGTTGTctaaaagagaaaagggaaacAATTATTCATTTAGTCCACTTTGCAAAaggataaataataaaaagattagaTCATTGTGAAAATTGGCATACCTGCCGTTCCTTTTCAGTAGGCTTGCTTCTAACTCCATCATTTCCCGCATTACCTGTGATTGTGCATGAATTTTGTAAAACTTGGGATGCAGGAATCCCAATCTTCTCATAGCTGAGGTCCAACGATTTGTCACCATTACATTGAACATACTCTTCTTTGATTTCCAAAGGATCAGTTCCGTTCCTCAAAGCACCAGACGAACTTGGTGTATCCAATGGTAAAGGTGCTGGATCGTTGGTCACATCTTTGGAGGACCAAAGGTCATTAGAATTATCAAGACTTACATGACCGAATATAGGATCATCATTGCTGCAAAATCATCAGTTGTGAGAATACTCAGTCAGATAGATGTCACTGTCAAATAAATGTCTAATAACTGTAAGAATAGATGTATGTCTAAAAATATTTACTGTTAATCAAAACTCCGAAACTTCTTTCCGATGTAATACATCACGTGCACCATTCTAAATTGAAACTTTGGCAAAATGAAGTCATCCTAGTTTAAAGTGTAaagttgttataaaaaaaactcataatgTAATCcccttttttcacttttattgaTATACTTTATTGCTGAACCTTCAAAATTTTCCATTCATGTTTGATAGAAGGAGCTAAAACTATGATTGAGCAAAGTGAGAGCAGTAATGAAAAGTGATGAATACTACCACAGTTCTCATAAATTGGATGACAGGTGAGAGAAAAGTTTAGACCATTTTAGGCTTCAGTAATTaagtaaaaagaatgaaatgatATTAAATACACTGGTGGCAAAGTGCTATAAGACACATGTATTATATAATGCAACAGAGATAATTTACTTTACCTAAAAATTCGATCAAGGTCATCAAAACTTCCTATGTTGGCCCATTCATAATCAACAAAATCACCTTGCTCTTTACCTTCATTAGCACTTTGGAAAATTTCAGCATCCTTTTCATGCTGTTTAGATTCTCCTGTCAAGCCTTAGTACAATTAGAAATGGCCAAGTATAACTACATATCTTgcatgtttattattttgtgagaCAAGCAGAAAAAACATCAACAGATAAGGGCCTACATAAACACAAAAATGAATTCACAGGTTTCTGGTCAGAATTCCAGTAAATAGCAATTTTACCAATTCTTGAACTGAATTTGCCAAGTTCTCTTAAATTTTTGGATACTTCAGTACCAAGGGATCCCTGATCAATTTTAGCTGAACTGGACAAAGACAAGTCAGGCCAGGCATGTGTTCCATATCCTGAGACAGGTAATTCTACACTATTATCGAGGTTGGAACTGCTTCCAAGCTTTCTTTCATAAAAATCAGTTTTAGCCTCTGGTCTTTTCAACTCCGTGAGCTTAGTCGTAGAAGCTTCctgattgaattctttgttgtTGCTAACATCTTCGTTTATCTCTGGATAAGGCACAATATGATCATCACTCTCACCTCCTTCACCCCATATTATGTTAGCTAGCTGAAAACAATCCATCATTAAACATTATTATTGATTAGTTTGAAAATACCATTAACAGAAGTACACTCTAGATGTTGACAGTAGTAACATAAATAGACACCAGGAAGAATAGTAATGTGCAAAGCAAGTGAAAAAGacataacaaaatttccaaAAACTTCACTACCAACTACATTCAACATTTCAACCGATGAAGGATATCCCCAATTTAATTGTGTATTTCGGTGAAACACCCAACTAATTTGGTATTATCAGGTCGAAAATTGTAATATGGTTGTGATTAATGGATATTAGAGTGATCGTCAGATCAGTTCACTACTCCCCTGTTATAACTTTTAGCTAGTCATGCCAATGAGGCAGTGTACAAAGCTTTATGTTTTGCCTCCTTCTAATTGGTTTGATTGTGTCACATGTATCAAGTACAATGATTGTCTTTTTTGGTTCAGACTTCTTTTCTTGGGTTGGCCTCCGCTGGCTCTTCTACCTCATCTATGGTAGACactactattttttaaaaacttctGTCCTTCCATTGAGAAATTGGATGGTTCAAACTAGTCTACTTGGGCTAACATCATATTATGGATTAGTGGTAGTGGTCCAGGGTATAAATCTCACCTTATTAGTATCACTAGTTTTGTACCCATAGCTAATTGCCCAGACAAAGGAGAAGATGCATACCCAACTGTGTAGAGTCATTTATTCACCATCCATCATTTCCACTTTCTAGCCACATGTAACATGTGAATCAACATAATGATGACCTATATAATACCTCAACATTTTGACAGGCCTATCTACATACCTTGGTTGTATTTATTAATGTCatatgtttgttgtttgattttcttattttgtaatacagttttctcactttttctgttttttatttctctttattttgtaatttttggaggtTACACTAGTTTGTAACCACCCATAACTGCTCATAATTCTTTCTCTCTATAACTGTTCTCTTCATCCTCCGTTGAGCTACTGTTCTGATATGGTATTACAGCTTATAAAGCCTTGTAAAGAAGTGGATAGAAAATCAAGACTATAGGTGATGCCTGAGGAGTGAACTTGTCTCACTGTGATTTTAAGGTGGCTCCATAGCATAGGAAACCAAAAGCTCTCATCGACCCACACTAAAATAATTTGTGATACAAAATCTCAAAGAGTAACTGTTGTTTTAAGACTAGAGAAGGAAGTCAGTTGATGATATAAGCAGCTGGAGAGACACATTCTCCCCCAAAAGAGATAGGAACTTTAGGTTGAAGTACAGAACAACATCATTCAATAAGTGATGGTGATTTGGTTTAACCACTGAATTTTATTGTGGCCTGAGACCTGATCCTATAATTAATCGCCTGCACAGCATACTTAAAATCCAGCTTCAATTTGACCAACCAAAACCCCAGCCTGCCCAAAAGATTATTCCTATCTTACCCATTCAAACAACATCTCTTATCCTAACCAAAACTGCCTCGTCTATGCTAAACTTTCCCCAATTAACAGAAACTGCCAAATTTCCACTACCTATTAATTCACCTATTGCCACCAGGCAGTAATATGTCCAGAATGGGAAAGAGCTATGAAGGAATAATTACAGGATTTAGAGTGTAAACTTGGTCCATAGCACCACTTCATCCCAACGAAAATTGCATTGGATGTCATTGGATATATAAGCTGAAATATAAACCACACAGTAACAATGACCAATACAAGTCCTCTTTGGTGGTGGACAGATACACACAACAAGCTGGAATTGATTTCAGACACATTTTCACCGGTTGCAAATCTCACTTCTGTTCAAGTTTTGTTGGCGGTTGCAGTGGCCAAACAGTGGCACCTTTTAGGGTAAGAGGTCAACCATGCTTTCTTGAATGGAGAATTATTTCTACAGCCATTTACCATTAGGATGTTCTACTTACAATAAAAATCTTGTTTACAAGTTGAAGAAGTCATTATAGCTTAAGGGAAGTTTCACAGCACTGCTTTTGTGAAAAATCATCCATCTTACTCGCCAATGGGTTCAACCAGCCAAAGCACAATTATTATCTATTTACTGTTGACTTAGGAACCACTCACTACTTGTGCATCACACAGTTCTTGATGCACTGCCAGACCTCATATTACCTTTGACGATACTTGAAACTTCCATCACTAATCCGTCTACTCATCCACCGCATCCTGCCAACTGAGATCTCTATTCTCTACCCTTCTCTTTTCATGCTTTATGCTCAAAATTCCCTTTCCTGAGAAAATAAATTGTTCATCAATTTTCTCTTCACAACTTTTTATCAACTGTTGGCAATGGACGGTGGCTCCAAGGTTCAACAACCAAAGAATCTCTTTCTCTTAATGTTTActtctctcattcttcttcaaCCAGCCACCGACCTTTGCTCAGGATTCTGTCGTTCAGGACCTGAGGAAAGAATCTGGCGGATCTGTGGATCTCAGCTGCTGAAGTAAAATTTCATTCAACGGTTTAGAGAATGATCTGGTCCTTTCGCTTGGCTTGGACTCCACCAGACCAGGACTCGTCAAAGCATTTTTCCCCAGTATACGAAGGATCATAATCAGTGAGATTGGGTTGAGACTTTTACAATAGCAGCTCTCATGACTATGCCAAGTGCCTTAGTGCCCTGATTACAATGACAGTGGCCTTTTAGTGACATGCCATCTTCCACTCCCCTAGATCCAATCTCAAATTAGATGGTCATGATGGTGACTTAGTTTCCAAGGCTTCTTCCTACAGAGGGCTAACAGGCCGTCTCTTGAATTTGACCATATCACGATGTTTTCATCACCCAAGTCACTAGTGTAAAGAACGCTATGGCCATCTAAACAATTAAGCAATATTTGTCTCTCTCTACCTATCTCTAGCCAAGGGTTAGGCCTCGACGACATCCCAATATTTGCACGACATAAGCATGTAACCAAAAGAGAAAAGTAATTTTACAGCTACAGAAACAACATCCCTCACCTCAATCCAGTAATATTCAATATTCAAACCACCGCGCACTGAAACTAAGCAGGTTTACTAATTCCAACAAAACTACACTAGAAAATGGATCACatactaacaaaaaaattaaactaaaaaattccaaaagaaaagtaaaatgttgaaaaaatgTACACACCTCTTCGTCGTTCCAATCAAACATTTCATATAATTCGAGGAAACAAAACCGCAAAACCGAAACCAGAATCAAGCATCAGGCACCGCATTAACACAATCATCGCCGGATTCCCCTTGAGATCACAGAGAAACGCACTCCATCAAACCAAGTTGAGAACGAAATGGCGTCGATTCACACTTCACCGATCAACAGAGGAACAAACAAGCATGCaacaagtaaagaaaaaagCCGAAGGAGACCAAGAAGAAGCACAGACCTTCACCAAAGCAAAGCAGTAACGGAGTTTCGAGAAAGTAGAAGAAACAGAGTAAGATGTAGAGAAATGGTATGGTATGGTATGGTATGGGGTCGATTGCACGTGACGTCACGTGGGTAGGCGATTGGTTAACAATTGGAGGGTGGGTCTCATGCGTGCGACACGTGTGTGTGAAAACGTATCTGAAGTAGTGGTCAGTAATGGCTCTATCAAATACTAAAATTTGATTGGCTACGTGTTCTCCCTCTAGATTTTGCGTTTTATGATTTGGCAGTGTCGTTTTGGgatttttctttgttggagAGCTTGTGAGCTGTGTGGGCCCCAGGAAGGATCTGTTTGGTGGCTTGGATCGCTTAAGGGGTCGCTTTCAGATGGGCCTGGCGTGGTTGTTGTGTCCATATTATCCGTGAAGAAAAATCAACTTTAGCATTCACATCTCCTACAATCTAacattaatcaaatcaaattcaaatcatAAACCGGACAGTTTGGTTCTTCTGCACTTCTGCTTGTGCTATTGTGTAACGCCTAATATTAGGGACTTTACTTTTAACTTATTCTAACAAAATTGGGAGGAAGAAAGTCTAGCTCAGGAATGTACCTACTGTAAATGGAAAATAACATGTTCACacacaatttcatcaaagagaatatatatatatatatatattatattatattttcgatgtttattaattaactgttgaaaatatatgaatttttaaataacatattttatggaaaaaagaataataataaaaaaaaactagctCTAAATAATATGATGAACGTGTAGATACTCaatataaaaaggttaaaagttTTCATCTTAGACCTATATGCTATATGCTATAGAATGATTGAcagataattatatattttaaatatgcagTTAATGGTATGATAGGTATGATAGGTATGTGTGTTTATAATTTATGACAATTAATAATAGAATTGTTTTTTAACGACTTTTCTTTAGgcattctttttatcttttttacattttgtcTTATTTAACTACtatagaaatttataaaataaagttcatcGTAAGAGTTCAATTTTTATCATAGCATTTATCAATCTTTGAAACAATTTTATAGCTGTCACAAGAAATATTTTTTGCATTGACATGTATATGATGtatgatatataaaattgtgttaatattttaaattattattttacttttaagcaTGTTTGttgacattattattattataacatatctaaataactttatattaaGTATTATCCAACTTTGATATATGTTGATAAAGTTCAACAATGATTATCAcatgaaaaatttattagaaatataaaaaaatagaacaaataagatttattatgaaaaataaataagatttattattttaaatatagacaaataagatttattatgaaaaatattttaaataaaggcATGGAAACTGCTTATGCTGTTTCTTATTAACAAAAaccaagataaaataattttcaccacaaaaaataaaagaaactttagAATCCACATGTCATGCATGCATTAGTagtatcataaataaaaacaacttatCACCATTGATCATGACAACAACAATCTATTAAAACTTATTAGTGCTTAATAGAAGTCTTTGTTTTGGAGgatttaatatttaacttttttaatggtttattcCTATTAAGgttttctaataatttaaactaGCTCATAACTTGTTTCAGAATGAATATTTCTCCTCGTGAATTAATATCATCCATTTAAAAGCTAAATTGGATTCATCCTTAAGACGAGCTTCATTAAATGACAAAGAATTAGGAATTATCCTAAAGTTATTGTAATGTGAATCAAGTTGTGATCCttgtaaaatatttacaatgAGAGTGACATTCTTTAGAGACGACATATCAATTAAGAAATCAGACTTCACTGGCTCACTATCGTTAGAAACAACtagtttattaataaatgaagaatttttTCATATCACAAATGTTATTAATTAGACTGAACTACAACAACATGCTAAGACTAAACAATACGGAACACCATAACAAATTTAACCACAACGGGTTGTATTGGTTGTTGGACTTGTTATACCACAAATTGCTACAAAACAAGCTCTACCACACACTCAACCACAAGTTGCACCTCAAGCTACACTAATGAGTGTACCACAACCTCTGCCTAACTTCCCCATAAGTTCCATCACAAACTACACCATTGAAATAGATTGAGTCACAACAACCAAATCTTGAGAAGCAATGTGACAATAATGTTGTTATAGCTTTGCGCCAACTGTTTTCTTGCCACCAAAATTAGCTTTGATATGTTGTGGTAATATCTTACAATTAGATAAACCATAACCaatcattttacaatttaaatcaaatacaaaCAGTCTGTCATACTTCACATCAGTAATAAAATGCAGATCCTgacatttttatcaaaatttggtTAGGTAATTCAGATAACAAATCTACATTAACCAAAACATGAGCAAAAATCCATGAGACTTATTGTTGGTGTAATAATTCAAAgataaatgtgtgttaattttATGTTCAATGAAAATAATCACTTTCGCTTgtcaatatttaaaagaaaaatcatgtaaaCAAACTCAACATTGAGTTCTCGTGAGTTTCATTGATATAGGAgcaaaattctttgtccaaGCAAAAACACGAAGAATAccaag
This DNA window, taken from Vigna radiata var. radiata cultivar VC1973A chromosome 5, Vradiata_ver6, whole genome shotgun sequence, encodes the following:
- the LOC106761989 gene encoding protein LNK2; protein product: MFDWNDEELANIIWGEGGESDDHIVPYPEINEDVSNNKEFNQEASTTKLTELKRPEAKTDFYERKLGSSSNLDNSVELPVSGYGTHAWPDLSLSSSAKIDQGSLGTEVSKNLRELGKFSSRIGESKQHEKDAEIFQSANEGKEQGDFVDYEWANIGSFDDLDRIFSNDDPIFGHVSLDNSNDLWSSKDVTNDPAPLPLDTPSSSGALRNGTDPLEIKEEYVQCNGDKSLDLSYEKIGIPASQVLQNSCTITGNAGNDGVRSKPTEKERQVFRQKNLLKTRKKSQVKQEENNLQDFYGNWSPSAAPARQFENELSPSVIQSSPSPILGQQKQIQGAETLFQNIVNPYVASSVYENLTGTYPAMPMLSQTSSGDLRQQPVLSGYKVSPGTVNSVKNTVDSVKPQIMTPQEKIEKLRRRQQMQAMIAIQKQRQQLGHQVPSNSKSSTQKCPPKIPSHLSDDGTDEDLRILPAPDPPIEQDDSNTMSVAVGNDFVEDTIFYQLQDIISKLDIKIRLCIRDSLIRLAQSATQRHYASDTNSTNKSSRDELEFVAREESNKQNRYARMPDVETETNPIDRTVAHLLFHSPVELTQNYSDNLESPVSTKVQCESKAANLVNFPMSCLPDEDSKNNQQLSHLGLKNSWFDTQSMDQIRNSPCVDTSENASNTQELEASQ